In Carya illinoinensis cultivar Pawnee chromosome 7, C.illinoinensisPawnee_v1, whole genome shotgun sequence, the following are encoded in one genomic region:
- the LOC122315006 gene encoding auxin-induced protein 6B-like, protein MSAGLGKCSKIRHIVRLRQMLRRWRSKARMSANRIPSDVPAGHVAVCVGTSCRRFVVRATYLNHPVFKKLLVQAEEEYGFNNQGPLAIPCEESLFEEVLRYISRPESGNSARFVNLEDFQSYCHVGIRSKLDFWAESRPLLH, encoded by the coding sequence ATGTCAGCCGGACTCGGAAAATGCAGCAAAATCCGCCACATTGTGAGGCTCCGCCAAATGCTGCGAAGGTGGCGTAGCAAGGCCCGTATGTCAGCCAATCGCATTCCGTCCGACGTACCCGCCGGACACGTGGCTGTCTGCGTGGGCACCAGTTGCAGGAGATTCGTGGTGCGCGCTACGTACCTGAACCACCCCGTCTTCAAGAAGCTCCTGGTGCAAGCCGAAGAAGAGTACGGGTTCAATAACCAGGGCCCTCTGGCGATCCCGTGCGAGGAGTCACTCTTCGAGGAGGTGCTCCGGTACATCTCCCGTCCGGAATCCGGTAATTCGGCTCGGTTCGTGAACCTGGAGGACTTCCAGAGCTACTGCCATGTCGGCATCAGGAGCAAACTTGATTTCTGGGCCGAATCGCGACCGTTGCTTCATTGA